A genomic segment from Halomicroarcula saliterrae encodes:
- a CDS encoding HAD family hydrolase encodes MEQYDRLYRLYETVDTETLRAYQEVVDLFPPLSSTVALDQWERAKTELDERKAAVVERFPEPYAELAARLTREEAFTALDLYSKYGRTVNVLVLDVDETLRSAGDTDNEIPRHTLYLLTEFHERGVPIVVCTGQTLENVKGFMIQGLGNEVVSSGSMSIVYETGNAVFTPNHGADTKRLLYERLDPVIVETFDDVRGRVLSAAPDSVRHGCHLQGNEFNVTIKPNAEVGSDAAVAVIDEAIRYFCGLIGESLAAAVDVDVADPALFARTYFATDPEIAAVFEAGGVAHDGDLDSAPSEFLDALRRLDVGYYEGDAAELVSLELDKPTGVREALDVLDIGDPFALAMGDSKSDLRVMEWLADADCGIAAAPSHASQAVLDHVNARDELVYEAGEASTVLHIAYGMELLAGVEE; translated from the coding sequence ATGGAGCAGTACGACCGACTCTACCGGCTGTACGAGACGGTGGATACGGAGACGTTGCGGGCCTATCAGGAAGTCGTCGACCTCTTTCCGCCGCTCAGTTCGACCGTCGCGCTGGACCAGTGGGAGCGCGCGAAGACGGAACTGGACGAGCGGAAGGCGGCCGTCGTCGAGCGGTTCCCCGAGCCCTACGCCGAACTCGCCGCGCGCCTGACCCGCGAGGAGGCCTTCACCGCGCTGGACCTGTACTCGAAGTACGGACGGACGGTGAACGTGCTGGTGCTCGACGTCGACGAGACGCTCCGGTCGGCCGGCGACACCGACAACGAGATTCCCCGCCACACGCTGTATCTCCTGACGGAGTTCCACGAGCGGGGCGTCCCCATCGTCGTCTGTACCGGCCAGACGCTGGAGAACGTCAAGGGGTTCATGATACAGGGGCTGGGCAACGAGGTGGTCTCTTCGGGCTCGATGAGCATCGTCTACGAGACCGGCAACGCGGTGTTCACGCCGAACCACGGGGCCGACACCAAGCGGCTGCTCTACGAGCGACTGGACCCGGTCATCGTCGAGACGTTCGACGACGTGCGCGGGCGGGTGCTCTCGGCGGCCCCGGACAGCGTCCGCCACGGCTGTCACCTGCAGGGCAACGAGTTCAACGTCACCATCAAACCCAACGCGGAAGTCGGTAGCGACGCCGCGGTGGCGGTCATCGACGAGGCCATCCGGTACTTCTGTGGGCTCATCGGCGAGTCACTCGCCGCGGCCGTCGACGTCGACGTGGCCGACCCCGCGTTGTTCGCCCGGACCTACTTCGCTACGGACCCCGAGATCGCGGCGGTGTTCGAGGCCGGCGGCGTGGCCCACGACGGCGACCTCGATTCGGCGCCGTCGGAGTTTCTGGACGCCCTCCGGCGCCTCGACGTGGGCTACTACGAGGGCGACGCCGCCGAGCTTGTCAGTCTGGAACTGGACAAACCGACCGGCGTGAGGGAGGCACTCGACGTGCTCGACATCGGCGACCCCTTCGCGCTGGCGATGGGCGACTCCAAGAGCGACCTGCGGGTGATGGAGTGGCTCGCCGACGCCGACTGCGGTATCGCCGCCGCCCCGTCCCACGCCTCACAGGCCGTACTCGACCACGTCAACGCCCGGGACGAACTGGTGTACGAGGCGGGCGAGGCGAGCACCGTCCTCCACATCGCCTACGGGATGGAGCTGCTGGCGGGCGTCGAGGAGTAG
- a CDS encoding cupin domain-containing protein: MASWSAVARSGETIACPPTGQTIRFLQTGAETDGEYARVAITIAADATRRNSVTHVHPHQTETIAVQSGVLGVAKNGNRGTLYPGESVTFEPGDAHAFWNAGDGELAVETELRPAMQAELFIRFTYGLSQVGRVSPSGIPLNPLRLGLLMDEFEGHVYLAGLPIPIQKFGARVLGPLARAAGYSLDLDEGYERA, from the coding sequence ATGGCATCCTGGTCCGCGGTGGCCCGGTCCGGAGAGACTATCGCGTGCCCCCCGACGGGACAGACGATTCGGTTCCTGCAGACCGGCGCGGAGACCGACGGCGAGTACGCCCGGGTCGCGATTACTATCGCGGCCGACGCGACGAGACGCAACTCCGTCACGCACGTCCACCCGCACCAGACCGAGACCATCGCCGTCCAGTCGGGGGTGCTGGGCGTCGCAAAGAACGGCAACCGGGGGACGCTGTACCCCGGCGAGTCCGTGACGTTCGAACCGGGGGACGCCCACGCGTTCTGGAACGCCGGCGACGGGGAACTCGCCGTCGAGACCGAACTGCGTCCCGCGATGCAGGCCGAGCTGTTCATCCGGTTCACCTACGGCCTCTCCCAGGTCGGGCGCGTGTCGCCGTCGGGCATCCCGCTGAACCCGCTTCGGCTCGGCCTCCTGATGGACGAGTTCGAGGGGCACGTCTATCTCGCGGGGCTGCCGATTCCGATACAGAAGTTCGGTGCGCGGGTTCTGGGGCCGCTGGCCCGGGCCGCCGGCTACTCCCTCGACCTCGACGAGGGGTACGAGCGGGCCTGA
- a CDS encoding class I SAM-dependent methyltransferase — protein sequence MGDTVRFHPWIARLYDYINVYFEHRQAPRHREYLASGCAGTVVEIGAGTGTMLPYLDREAAALETYCAVEPDPGMHRRLARRLTDVSFDGDVVAARAERLPFVDDSVDTVVASCVFCSIPDIDGALAEIARVLKPDGEFRFFEHVRSSGLVGRSQDLLTPLWARAGGNCHLNREFLPRMADHPALERIEAETHTAGHYPIREFARGRAVPVAPTAAERRPNS from the coding sequence ATGGGAGACACCGTCCGGTTCCACCCGTGGATTGCGCGGCTGTACGACTACATCAACGTCTACTTCGAACACCGGCAGGCGCCGAGACACCGGGAGTACCTGGCGAGTGGCTGTGCCGGGACGGTCGTCGAAATCGGGGCCGGAACGGGGACCATGCTGCCGTATCTCGACCGGGAGGCGGCGGCGCTGGAGACGTACTGCGCGGTCGAGCCGGACCCCGGGATGCACAGGCGGCTGGCCCGGCGGCTGACCGACGTGTCCTTCGACGGCGACGTGGTCGCGGCGCGTGCCGAACGGCTCCCCTTTGTCGACGACAGCGTCGACACCGTCGTCGCCAGCTGCGTGTTCTGTTCGATTCCCGACATCGACGGGGCGCTCGCGGAGATTGCGCGCGTCCTGAAGCCGGACGGGGAGTTTCGCTTCTTCGAGCACGTCCGCTCGTCGGGCCTCGTCGGCCGGTCACAGGACCTCCTGACGCCGCTGTGGGCCCGTGCCGGCGGGAACTGCCACCTCAACCGGGAGTTCCTGCCGCGGATGGCCGACCACCCCGCCCTGGAACGTATCGAGGCGGAGACCCACACGGCGGGCCACTACCCGATTCGGGAGTTCGCCCGCGGTCGCGCCGTGCCGGTGGCACCGACGGCGGCGGAGCGCCGCCCCAACAGTTAG
- a CDS encoding glycosyltransferase family 2 protein: MKIERITLTGVGAVFLVAALATLLPSLAPGGVDWHQLFNYLLWGTTVLFTGTALVWIVLTYVVGRGYEEPDPVHGGDDIQVRILTVDAAAVVQQTVDSLPEELDDVRVVAEADIDVAGATVHVVPDAFDCDAVRKGRAIEWARRTLDCEREFVCYLDEDSVVDSFDGLPAADVVQLREQPRRTGSVWTYLADVYRMGVQVEQRAFARLSIPLFAWGGGIAVRSDLEDEVTWDRETIVEDTAFVWAAAQQVDIDFELATTTCRNEAPPSLTEILQQRRRWAAGNVEASTDLPLGYQLLTRVRNYAWALSPVVTMVVVPLSLLGVGAGAGGLFAAVSLLLGALTLFWYLRGVSYYGREQLPLAVAVPLAPLITVVHSMGTVAGILAPPTEFRVTEKVG; the protein is encoded by the coding sequence ATGAAGATAGAACGTATCACCCTGACCGGGGTCGGCGCGGTGTTCCTCGTCGCCGCCCTCGCGACGCTGCTCCCGTCGCTGGCTCCCGGCGGCGTCGACTGGCACCAGCTGTTCAACTACCTGCTGTGGGGGACCACGGTGCTGTTCACCGGGACCGCGCTCGTCTGGATCGTCCTGACCTACGTCGTCGGGCGTGGCTACGAGGAACCCGACCCCGTCCACGGCGGCGACGACATTCAGGTCCGCATTCTGACCGTCGACGCCGCGGCCGTGGTCCAGCAAACCGTCGACTCGCTGCCCGAAGAACTCGACGACGTCCGCGTCGTCGCCGAAGCGGACATCGACGTCGCGGGCGCGACAGTCCACGTCGTCCCCGACGCGTTCGACTGCGACGCGGTCCGGAAGGGCCGGGCCATCGAGTGGGCCCGGCGGACGCTCGACTGCGAGCGCGAGTTCGTCTGCTATCTGGACGAGGACAGCGTCGTCGACTCGTTCGACGGGCTCCCGGCCGCCGACGTCGTCCAGCTGCGCGAACAGCCCCGCCGCACGGGGTCGGTGTGGACCTACCTCGCCGACGTCTACCGGATGGGCGTCCAGGTCGAACAGCGCGCCTTCGCGCGGCTCTCTATCCCGCTGTTCGCATGGGGCGGCGGCATCGCCGTCCGCAGCGACCTCGAAGACGAGGTCACCTGGGACCGGGAGACCATCGTCGAAGACACCGCCTTCGTCTGGGCGGCCGCCCAGCAGGTCGATATCGACTTCGAGCTCGCGACGACGACCTGCCGGAACGAGGCCCCGCCGTCGCTGACCGAGATTCTCCAGCAGCGACGGCGCTGGGCCGCCGGCAACGTCGAGGCCTCGACCGACCTCCCGCTGGGCTACCAGCTGTTGACCCGCGTGCGCAACTACGCGTGGGCGCTCTCGCCGGTCGTGACGATGGTCGTCGTCCCGCTGTCGCTGCTCGGCGTCGGTGCCGGTGCCGGCGGTCTCTTTGCCGCCGTCTCCCTGCTACTCGGCGCGTTGACGCTGTTCTGGTATCTCCGCGGCGTCAGCTACTACGGTCGGGAGCAGCTCCCGTTGGCCGTCGCCGTGCCGCTGGCTCCGCTCATCACCGTCGTCCACTCGATGGGGACCGTCGCGGGCATCCTCGCGCCGCCCACGGAGTTCCGCGTCACGGAGAAGGTAGGATGA
- the mutL gene encoding DNA mismatch repair endonuclease MutL gives MGETPGDIQQLDERTVERIAAGEVVERPASVVKELVENAIDADADRVTVAVEDGGRGGIRVTDDGIGMDRAAVQRAVEQHTTSKIRDIEDLEGGVATLGFRGEALHAIGAVSRLTVTTRPRGGDTGTELVVEGGEVTSVGPAGCPEGTTIEIEDLFYNVPARRKYLKQASTEFAHVNSIVTSYALANPDVAVSLSHDGRETFATTGQGDLRETVMSVYGREVAESMIAVEGANLPDGPLDGVTGLVSHPETTRAGREYLSTYVNGRYVRAKTAHDAVVDAYGTQIAPDRYPFAVLFLDVPAGDVDVNVHPRKMEVRFVDDDGVHEQVRTAVEDALLEDGLLRSSAPRGRSQPEQTEITPGRSAEGADGATERDESADAERTGADRPGAADTTASTATDDTTASGRTTEERSGSSTPSTARDTADPADPPDDSNSGAASSARTTESTPSDPERKFSGDHDQTHLGDAPETRHDTLPSMRILGQLQDTYVVAETDDGLVLVDQHAADERVNYERLQAAFAGETTTQTLAEPVALELTAREAAVFEDRSDALASLGFHTARTGERTVEVRTLPGVIADAAGPDIVRDVLGAFVDGESEAATTVEAAADELLGDLACYPSVTGNTSLTEGSVRDLLAALDDCENPYACPHGRPTVIEVEFAELEDRFERDYPGHSGRRD, from the coding sequence ATGGGGGAGACGCCAGGAGACATCCAGCAACTCGACGAGCGGACCGTCGAGCGCATCGCCGCCGGCGAGGTCGTCGAGCGACCGGCCTCGGTGGTGAAGGAACTGGTCGAGAACGCCATCGACGCCGACGCCGACCGGGTGACGGTCGCCGTCGAGGACGGCGGCCGGGGGGGTATCCGGGTCACCGACGACGGCATCGGGATGGACCGGGCGGCGGTCCAGCGCGCCGTCGAGCAACACACCACCTCGAAGATCCGGGACATCGAGGACCTGGAGGGCGGCGTCGCCACCCTGGGGTTCCGGGGCGAGGCGCTGCACGCCATCGGCGCGGTGTCCAGACTGACTGTCACCACGCGCCCGCGAGGGGGAGATACGGGGACCGAACTCGTCGTCGAGGGCGGCGAGGTCACGTCGGTCGGCCCCGCCGGCTGTCCCGAGGGGACGACCATCGAAATCGAGGACCTCTTCTACAACGTCCCCGCCCGCCGGAAGTATCTCAAGCAGGCCTCGACCGAGTTCGCCCACGTCAACAGTATCGTCACCAGCTACGCGCTGGCCAACCCCGACGTGGCCGTCTCGCTTTCCCACGACGGTCGGGAGACGTTCGCCACGACGGGTCAGGGCGACCTGCGGGAGACCGTGATGTCCGTCTACGGGCGGGAGGTGGCCGAATCGATGATCGCGGTCGAGGGTGCGAACCTCCCCGACGGCCCGCTCGACGGCGTTACGGGGCTGGTCTCACATCCCGAGACCACTCGCGCGGGCCGTGAGTACCTCTCGACGTACGTCAACGGCCGCTACGTCCGGGCCAAAACGGCCCACGATGCCGTCGTCGACGCCTACGGCACCCAGATTGCGCCGGACCGCTACCCCTTCGCCGTCCTCTTTCTCGACGTGCCCGCCGGCGACGTGGACGTGAACGTCCACCCGCGCAAGATGGAAGTGCGGTTCGTCGACGACGACGGGGTCCACGAGCAGGTCCGGACCGCCGTCGAAGACGCCCTGCTGGAAGACGGGCTGCTCCGCTCGTCGGCCCCGCGGGGGCGCTCACAGCCCGAGCAGACCGAAATCACGCCCGGGCGGTCGGCGGAGGGAGCCGACGGGGCGACCGAGCGCGACGAGTCGGCGGATGCCGAGCGGACCGGCGCGGACCGACCGGGGGCGGCAGACACCACCGCGTCGACGGCGACCGACGACACCACCGCTTCGGGTCGAACGACCGAGGAGCGCTCGGGGAGTTCCACGCCGTCGACAGCCCGCGACACCGCCGACCCGGCGGACCCGCCCGACGACTCGAACTCGGGGGCGGCGTCGTCGGCCCGGACGACGGAGTCGACCCCGTCCGACCCCGAGCGGAAGTTCTCCGGCGACCACGACCAGACCCACCTCGGCGACGCGCCCGAGACCCGCCACGACACGCTGCCGTCGATGCGGATTCTCGGCCAGCTGCAGGACACCTACGTCGTCGCCGAGACCGACGACGGGCTGGTCCTGGTCGACCAGCACGCCGCCGACGAGCGGGTCAACTACGAGCGCCTGCAGGCGGCCTTCGCCGGCGAGACGACGACGCAGACGCTCGCCGAACCGGTCGCGCTCGAACTCACCGCCAGGGAAGCCGCGGTGTTCGAGGACCGCAGCGACGCGCTCGCCAGTCTGGGCTTTCACACCGCCCGCACCGGCGAGCGCACCGTCGAAGTACGGACGCTGCCGGGTGTCATCGCCGACGCCGCCGGCCCCGACATCGTCCGCGACGTGCTGGGTGCCTTCGTCGACGGGGAGAGCGAGGCCGCCACGACGGTCGAAGCGGCCGCCGACGAACTGCTCGGCGACCTCGCCTGCTACCCCTCCGTCACCGGCAACACGTCGCTGACGGAGGGGTCGGTCCGCGATTTGCTGGCGGCGCTCGACGACTGTGAGAACCCCTACGCGTGCCCGCACGGGCGACCGACTGTCATCGAGGTAGAGTTCGCGGAGCTGGAAGACCGATTCGAGCGGGACTACCCCGGCCACTCGGGGCGGCGGGACTGA